The following is a genomic window from Amaranthus tricolor cultivar Red isolate AtriRed21 chromosome 10, ASM2621246v1, whole genome shotgun sequence.
gataaaaccctaaaattcaaaattgcaTATGTACAAAATCAACTTTCTACCATAAATTGAGGAAAACTTAATTTCGATGCAAAAATTCGAACCATTTAAAGCAATGTTGCAAGGTTTGATTGAGCAATTAAAAAGAAATACTAACTTCTAATTGTACGTACTAAAGATGTTTTTGAAAATAACTTTGCAAAGTCGCAAAATGGCCCTTCTCAATCGATCCTTAAACCAAGTATTAATGATCTGCCATAGAAGTACTGAAGAAGTTGATTGCAGAAATTTTTTTGGTTGAAGAACATAAGCTGCATGTGaaacgataaaatgaaaagattttgaatttatttttgacaattttgtaAAGTGACAGCTATAACAGTGTAGTAGACTTCATTAAATGGTTTCCCGGTTGACAGTTAAAAAGCCCTTTATTTGGAAATGAAGACGTATAGGTTGACCCTTTGTAGAATAAACTAAAAGTTAGCCTTTTATCTGCAGACAGATAAAACATTAAGtttttcaaagaaaattttccttaaaaaaaggAGGGTCATTCAATGACAATAGCCAATGGTTCTAATGTTCTACTTTGATCTCTCATATTCTAATCAATGTTGTTAAAATCACGATtcggatcgtagaatcgtacgattttacgattcaaATACACACTAACGATTCAAATCGTTACTAAAATCGGAATCAATTAGAATCGCAAGTACAATCGTAGGAATCGTATAAAATCGTAGAATGCAACTAGAATGATACGATTCTATCGATTCTATACGATTCTAATAGTTCTCCACAAAAATGCTAAATTAGGTCTTAGCCTACCCAATCAACTACATCCATGGACCCTAActgctacttttttttttttttttttactttttaaagatTAAATTGAGACTCATGACCATAATATCACTGTTTTATGAACAAAACACGTAGGAGTTGAGACATTTAGCtttttaatgatattttttgcTAGCTTCGAGCTATATTCTTTTATCTACATTGTCATACAAGACTTCGTTTCATTTGGTGTTACCAACTTATTAATATGTAAATTGGTGttcataataaataatatttgcaTTATTAATTGCTAAAATTATTGAGCTAATTCAGTTGGTGTCATAAAATTACTAGGTCATTGAAAGTGTTACAATATACTGTGGCTTTGATAAAactattatactccctcctattcctcttatgtgtcccattttctttttggGTCAAGTTACACtgattgtcccatttctatttttagtatagtTTATTTTACCTTTATACCCGTAGAAGTTTATTCTATTCTCAATTATATcttccattacccatactaatttcaCTCCCTTATTACTAATCAACAACATCTAAAATCTAATTAACACACCCTCCCATTAATCATTCCCTCCTTCTTTAAACTTAAAACCTACCCATTCCCATTTGGTTTTTCGTCTAGTTCATATCAGAACCCTAGATCTGGGACTTTTTGTTCTTCATCTCTTTGTTCTTTAAGAACCCTAGATCTGGGTGAACATCTTCTTCATATTGCACTAGTGTTCTTCTCCCTCTTCTTTTGTGCTTTCGTGTTCTTATCTCTTCTCATGGAAAATCGTAAGTCTCCTCTGCAATCACCCCTGAAGAACCCTAAGTCGCCTTTGAACTCACCCCTGAAGAATAAGAACTCGCCATTGAATCACCCCTGAAAATCCCTAACTCGCCTAGTTCTTCACATTTGAGAATCCCCAAATCCCCTTACAAATCGGGTTCTAAGATTgagtttaagggttttaatgATGGAAACCCTAGATCTGGGCTGTCATCATTTGAGgatgaatattttaattattatgatgACTCAACTTCTGTTGAGATTGATCCTAAATGGGTAAGACAACTTAACTCTGAAGATGAACCCATTTACACACCTGAGCCTGAAATGTATCCtgatcgtgaatattcttcCGCTGATGCTGTATTTTCGAATACTGATTGTGAAGAAGAGGATTGGCTTGATAAGCTTGgtcctttctcaagtgagtttCTGTTCTTGTGGGTGCATGTTGGTATTGACTGATGATGATTGTTTATTAAGTCGTTTTTGATGCATTTTTTTCCTTTGCTTTGTGAACTTCGAGTGAGAGCAATATTTAGCCACCTAAAGTCGAACATACggggtttggattgttttccaaCATTTTAAGCGCAGAGACGTTCGATTTCAACTCaatgatttgaaaaaaaaattgtctaaTTTACCTAAGAGTACTGcaaacaaccaattttttcattaatctatatataaatacaaatgtttcattttaaaCAACATAAACGTTTTACATTGTTGTTTAGATCTAAAACATCCCATGTCTAAGATCCCAAAAATATGTCCAAAATCAAAAGGCGTCTCATTTGAAACTTGTTGCTGTGTTTGTGTGCTGTTGTTCATGTGTTGCTGGTTTATGTGTTGTTGTTCATCAGTTTCTGTGTTGTTGGTTTTCCATTGCTGCTCCCAAAAGTAACTGATGTTTGAAATGTTTACATTGGTTGTTGTTGTGCTGTTGTTACTTGTTGTTGTGCTGTTGTTAGTTGTGCATACACCCAAAAATAAGTGATGTTTTGTTATATGGCCCAAAAGGAAGATCACCCTTCCATCATTCTTGTTGTTGACCTTCTTGATCAGTCAGCTGGCTTGTTTTCCCTATGTGAATGTTCTCATTGACTTGCACAATCCCTTGTTCAATGCCCCCTGCATAAACAATCAGTTCCACATACTGATTCATTGTTTTTGAACTTAGTTTTGTGAATAAATGTTAAAGTGAATCAACAACCAATTGTTTGTCAATACTGAGGTAATCTGGTAAAGTGCCTTCCCTTACtgcctttgttttgttcatgtgaggaaTGTGATAGTCGAATCCTCCTTTCTTTTCATCGCCTCTATCATACATGCTTGTAATGTGATGAATACAAACTTAAGACACTGTGGACTTAGATTCTCAAAAGCATTATTCACAGCCCTAAGTAACTGTGTTACATTGTAAGCAGCTTTTTGATACTGTAAAGCTTGAATGGatctaaaaaaaacctaaatctaGTACATTCATGTCAGGGGAATTTGATGGTTGTTGAACTAGTTGAATGTAGAACCCATCTTTCATTGCCTCTTCTAAAAATTCTCTGTCATTATGTGCTATATGTGGTTTGGCATTGTCTTGTTGAATGTAAATATGCTTTGACAATCCTTCAGGCCATTTTGCTCTTATGGTTGGCAGCACATTAGTGATAAGCATTGCTCTAATATGTTCTTTCatgattgattgtattggttttGTTTCCAACTCCCCCCTTTTCCTGTTCTTGGAGCTTCTTTTTGCTGGCTTC
Proteins encoded in this region:
- the LOC130824857 gene encoding uncharacterized protein LOC130824857, translating into MGVSQTTVCRWKKSIVIRKHTNTIKPTLNENNKLHRLSFALSKCEYDEHNDAFKFQPYTNVVHIDEKHFYLTRETQTYYLAPGEIGIWPFITQKPAKRSSKNRKRGELETKPIQSIMKEHIRAMLITNVLPTIRAKWPEGLSKHIYIQQDNAKPHIAHNDREFLEEAMKDGFYIQLVQQPSNSPDMNYQKAAYNVTQLLRAVNNAFENLSPQCLKFVFITLQACMIEAMKRKEDSTITFLT